One Doryrhamphus excisus isolate RoL2022-K1 chromosome 17, RoL_Dexc_1.0, whole genome shotgun sequence genomic region harbors:
- the LOC131105113 gene encoding 2-iminobutanoate/2-iminopropanoate deaminase-like, with product MAALIRRIISTKKAPSAIGPYSQAVVVDRTMYISGQLGMDPTSGQLVKGGVQDQTKQALVNMGAILGAAGCGYENVVKTTVLLTDMKDFTTVNDVYKQFFSTNFPARAAYQVAALPRGGLVEIEAVAVLGPLMDAS from the exons ATGGCTGCACTGATCAGGAGGATTATCAGCACAAAAAAAGCTCCTTCTGCCATCGGCCCGTACAG CCAGGCAGTCGTGGTGGACCGGACCATGTACATCTCAGGCCAGCTGGGGATGGACCCCACAAGTGGACAGTTGGTGAAAGGTGGCGTTCAGGACCAAACCAAACAG GCTCTTGTCAACATGGGTGCCATCCTTGGAGCTGCTGGGTGTGGTTATGAAAACG TTGTCAAAACAACTGTTCTTCTCACTGACATGAAGGACTTCACCACAGTCAATGATGTTTACAAGCAAT TCTTCAGCACCAACTTCCCAGCCAGAGCCGCCTACCAGGTTGCTGCTCTTCCCAGG GGCGGACTGGTTGAAATTGAAGCCGTCGCTGTCTTAGGCCCTCTGATGGATGCGTCCTAA
- the pop1 gene encoding ribonucleases P/MRP protein subunit POP1 → MSAAKVKMRQKKMRNQPTNVQYSSSPADVRGRTQSNGGDGGGPSGKNPPSERNKSSRQQGGWVRGHQKDGGIYSDKMPQHITAGLFAQARAAEVSAMLKAVTKTTGSCNVFGALPRHMRRRAMSHNTKRLPCRLREMANRMREKCLQASSKGKKEQNKTKSRKARRRHGNLLLEFNRRQRKNVWLETHIWHAKRFHMVKKWGYCLGDRPTLKCYRPCYRAMSSHCLLQDLSYYCCIEIQGEEDKLLECLSHMTSKEAGPTFAQRLCLSGQRQGSVVVYRAGQFPSQPLGPVTFLWRTREQGSTHRQLWIWAHPTLKTDILPELQSVCQCNEAVIPPPPLLQETDTDVVPPIEAGKNPEIQHVPGTKRKRSRQDRSGPPAKKILGDGTRPPNTPVTWKSSSTGIVINDLTMEIVRYRLIGPHSHSVLTDTLEAATDCDELSKSQPSCLWWPDHCKDKSKMLLHQQQTDVFLTLKDIYSTTELPPGTVLGLTVDDPRLAMPTKRVKALPCVKEAQGVNEEKIKELSLRGVPEHCCQSYLWEQSVRNNVTDNKISEQELNRMRSDVLVPGSRLTPTPLQGRIPILLVHQPGKQVGHEMNSWGAGWDVLLPKGWGMAFWIPLVYRGVRIGGLKMSLTHSQNKGAPHFPHDYPDCPAGARFQDEQESVLLEKFKRCPPAKRTNYIKHGCLAPFCCPWQQLAEEWDLTGSEAAERQGDTRTESTSVMQSAMTSHQDAAVAKPATHFTVLRNIKSLRLLSSWCRPTSSKGQRLYHVREMLPLNHAARVAFLTSHKMNLVWVRLSLLLKGKPDLHAMVCVPTVEDLKLLNKGPGSSGPQEPLHRDTLKNTIKRSKKGSKKTLVQRQSTDTTEGKHVPSDKDSDFVLGVWPNPLPSVTSHCSRVTLGWVTQADFSLSAGCGEALGFVSVTGLIHTLVSQPPEHRGIVLLRNPTSLHYRFAKINIEV, encoded by the exons ATGTCTGCTGCTAAAGTGAAAATGCGACAGAAGAAAATGAGAAACCAACCCACCAACGTACAGTATTCTTCGTCGCCTGCGGATGTGCGGGGAAGAACACAGTCCAACG GTGGAGATGGTGGTGGACCTTCTGGCAAAAATCCACCTTCAGAAAGAAATAAGAGCAGTCGCCAACAGGGTGGTTGGGTCCGTGGACACCAGAAAGATGGTGGAATCTATTCTGACAAGATGCCGCAGCATATTACTG CTGGGCTCTTTGCTCAGGCGAGGGCAGCAGAAGTAAGTGCAATGCTAAAAGCTGTTACCAAGACAACCGGCAGCTGTAATGTATTTGGAGCCCTGCCGAGGCACATGAGGAGACGAGCAATGAGCCACAACACCAAACGCCTTCCTTGCAGGCTGAGAGAGATGGCCAACAGAATG CGAGAGAAGTGCTTGCAGGCCAGCTCAAAAGGGAAGAAGGAGCAGAATAAAACCAAGAGCCGCAAAGCTCGCCGCCGTCACGGAAATCTGCTTTTGGAGTTCAATAGGCGGCAGAGAAAGAATGTTTGGCTGGAGACGCACATCTGGCATGCCAAGCGTTTCCACATGGTGAAAAAGTGGGGCTACTGCCTTGGAGATAGACCAACGTTAAAATGCTACCGCCCCTGCTACCGAGCCATGAGTAGCCATTGTCTACTGCAG GACCTTTCATACTATTGCTGCATAGAGATCCAGGGAGAGGAAGACAAACTACTGGAGTGTTTGTCACACATGACCAGCAAGGAGGCCG gtcCGACATTTGCTCAACGATTGTGTCTGTCAGGACAAAGACAGGGCAGCGTGGTGGTGTATCGGGCAGGTCAGTTCCCCTCACAGCCCCTGGGCCCTGTTACATTCTTGTGGAGAACCCGTGAACAGGGCTCAACTCATAGGCAGCTGTGGATCTGGGCTCATCCCACTCTTAAAACG GACATCCTGCCCGAGTTGCAAAGTGTGTGCCAGTGTAATGAGGCTGTGATTCCGCCGCCGCCTTTGCTGCAAGAGACGGATACAGATGTTGTCCCCCCCATCGAAGCTGGAAAAAACCCAGAAATCCAACATGTACCTGGAACTAAAAGAAAGCGAAGTCGTCAGGATAGGAGTGGACCTCCTGCTAAAAAGATCCTTGGTGACGGAACCAGACCACCCAACACCCCTGTTACTTGGAAATCCAGTTCTACTGGAATAGTGATAAA TGATCTCACTATGGAGATTGTACGATATCGACTGATTGGACCTCATTCTCATTCTGTGCTCACCGATACTTTGGAAGCTGCTACAGATTGTGAT GAATTGAGCAAATCCCAGCCTTCATGCCTCTGGTGGCCTGACCACTGCAAGGATAAGAGCAAGATGCTTCTGCATCAGCAACAAACTGATGTCTTTCTCACACTAAAAG ACATCTACTCGACTACAGAGCTGCCCCCAGGCACAGTGCTGGGGCTGACAGTTGATGACCCCAGGCTGGCGATGCCAACAAAGAGGGTTAAAGCGTTGCCGTGTGTGAAGGAAGCACAAG GGGTGAATGAGGAGAAGATAAAAGAACTGTCCTTGCGTGGCGTGCCAGAACACTGTTGTCAGAGTTACTTGTGGGAACAGTCTGTGCGCAACAATGTCACTGATAATAAAATTTCAGAACAG GAGCTGAACCGCATGAGAAGTGACGTCCTCGTACCGGGTTCCAGGCTTACTCCCACTCCACTGCAGGGTCGAATCCCCATCCTGCTGGTGCACCAGCCTGGCAAGCAGGTGGGACATGAGATGAACTCCTGGGGCGCTGGATGGGACGTGCTGCTTCCGAAAGGCTGGGGCATGGCTTTCTGGATCCCACTG GTGTACCGAGGTGTTCGCATTGGTGGACTAAAAATGAGTCTGACACACTCTCAGAATAAAGGTGCTCCCCACTTCCCTCATGACTACCCAGACTGCCCTGCAGGAGCTCGATTTCAAGACGAGCAGGAGTCGGTGCTGCTTGAAAAGTTTAAAAG ATGCCCGCCTGCCAAAAGAACCAATTACATTAAACATGGCTGCCTGGCTCCGTTCTGTTGCCCTTGGCAACAGCTGGCTGAGGAGTGGGATCTTACTGGAAGTGAGGCGGCGGAGAGACAAGGAGACACTCGGACTGAAAGCACATCGGTGATGCAGTCGGCGATGACATCACATCAAGACGCTGCTGTGGCAAAGCCTGCGACGCACTTCACAGTTCTCAG AAACATAAAGTCATTGAGGCTGCTCTCCAGTTGGTGCAGACCCACTTCTTCTAAAGGTCAGAGGTTATACCATGTCAGGGAAATGCTGCCTCTAAACCATGCGGCCAGGGTGGCTTTCCTAACAAGTCACAAGATGAATCTGGTTTGGGTACGCCTGTCACTGTTATTGAAGGGCAAACCAGACCTCCACGCCATGGTCTGTGTGCCCACAGTGGAGGACCTGAAGCTGCTGAACAAAGGGCCAGGCAGCAGTGGGCCTCAGGAGCCCCTCCACCGGGACACCttgaaaaatacaatcaaacGTAGCAAAAAGGGAAGCAAGAAAACTCTTGTACAGCGTCAGTCTACTGATACGACCGAGGGTAAACACGTTCCTTCTGATAAAGACTCTGATTTTGTGTTGGGAGTGTGGCCAAATCCCCTGCCGAGCGTCACGTCTCACTGCTCCCGAGTGACTCTCGGCTGGGTCACTCAGGCCGACTTCTCGCTGTCGGCAGGCTGTGGGGAGGCTCTGGGTTTTGTGAGCGTCACCGGTCTCATTCACACCCTCGTCAGTCAGCCGCCGGAACACAGGGGAATTGTGCTGCTTCGCAACCCGACGTCTCTCCACTATCGTTTTGCCAAAATCAACATAGAGGTTTGA